From Triticum urartu cultivar G1812 chromosome 2, Tu2.1, whole genome shotgun sequence, a single genomic window includes:
- the LOC125534226 gene encoding uncharacterized protein LOC125534226 has protein sequence MNGIISWKELNAKEKLKFGEMKKMVFNFVIVPLLEADTRTVRGMLYYRKALKLQAFLDMASESGATKRRARTHLLKCSNFMSCLADFPVKCTQLSLILPYLYFRCSLLTFYNSFALNFLFLFSYFVLMIADHFSA, from the exons ATGAATGGAATAATTTcatggaaagaattaaatgcaaaaGAGAAACTAAAGTTTGGGGAAATGAAGAAAATGGTCTTCAACTTCGTCATTGTGCCTCTCTTAGAGGCAGACACTCGAACAG TTAGAGGCATGCTGTATTATAGGAAAGCTTTGAAGCTTCAAGCATTCCTAGACATGGCTTCTGAATCTG GTGCCACCAAGAGACGTGCACGCACTCATTTACTCAAGTGCTCTAATTTCATGTCATGCCTCGCCGATTTTCCTGTCAAGTGCACCCAACTGTCACTGATTCTGCCTTACCTTTACTTCCGATGCTCATTACTTACATTTTACAATTCATTTGCTCTAAATTTCTTGTTCTTATTCAGTTACTTTGTACTTATGATTGCGGATCATTTCAGTGCTTAG